In the genome of Rissa tridactyla isolate bRisTri1 chromosome Z, bRisTri1.patW.cur.20221130, whole genome shotgun sequence, the window CAGACAATATGATGCCACTTACACTTTATTTCTAAAGCCTTCCACACAATTATATTCACCCCCGCTAGCTCTTTTCTCACACTTTTCAGCTTGGTGTTCAACGCATACAGTAGTTCACGATAGCTCCCATGAGGTCAGCAGTGCCCTAGTGAGGTCAGCAAGCACACAAACACAGAAGCTACAACTTCTTGGAAATCTGGCAGTGAGACAGTGGCAGTGTCAGCCACGGAACTTCATCGTGCagttctaaaaaaataattatgttgttTCTAACAAAGCTGTAATTTACTTCATCACTTAATAGCAGATGTGTTTATCCCCATGTGTGACAGAGTAAAAATtagaatgaagaaattaaattactgtgCGTGACCCTTtgcaggattttcaaaagcaggcTCTTCTTAAAATGTGACGTTTAACTTCATATGTTGAAGGGTTTAAAAAGTTGACAGTTTTTGAAAATTTCATCTTATATGTCTTTTACAGGGCCATGATAAAAATTCCAAGAGTAGCAAATAAGCTCTTAATACAGCAAATCATTTGATTATCAGGAAAAATAAGTTTGATTTAATAAtcaatttaataattaaaatgctgtttcatACCCTTGACGTCCTCATGAGTATTTCTGTATCCGTAATTCAGAAAGTTAGTCCGGAAGAGCCTCACCCTGAAAAATCACATTCTCAATCTCCAGCACTATTTCAGGGAGAGATTTTTCTAGGCTGACAGTAATAAAGTTTTCTGGTGCGCTGGGAGGCTCCAGAGTATCAAACTGAGACTTGAGAAGTTCAGGTGGCAAAAAAtgtcctttcctcttctccaggcgTCCAGCAATGATGTCTCTAGGCCCATCCAAATGAGCAAAGAGGATCTTCAGTGCTGCGTTTTCTCCTGATTGCTCCGGCTGGTTGCTTTCAATTGCAGATGCTCCACTAGCTAATACACGCCTATACATCTTCTTCAGTGCAGAGCAGGCCAGGACTACATCTTGTCTACATGAGTCTTctctaccaaaaagaaaaaaaaaaaaacacccaaaaaaccccaccactaacCATCCACATATGGCATAACAAAATGGCTCGTTCGTTCTGCTGAACAAGGGAGACAAACCCTGGATCCTTGCAGAGGACAGCCTTGGGAGTAGTGGCATTTTTCTGTCGTTTTGACAGGATTTTGAAACCACGTTTCCAATGCAGCTAAAGATGTAATTTGAAAGTGAGTTCAGGCTAGCCAGCCTGTTGGCAAAATCTCAATCTTGGGGACCTTCTTTATTAGCTACCGTTCTTCCTAAATTAAATTCTATTCTAGCGCAAGGAAGTGTCACGGTTTCCATAATTGCTGAGAACAGCAGCAACTGAATATCCATACAAACTCCCATCCATGATCTATAAAATTACTATACTAATTTGTCTACAGAGCAAGTGGCTGCTGAACAGTAAAGAGCTCTGCTCTTAAATACATACACAGGTATACTTGGAAAACCTGTTTGCACTGTAATGTTAAATTTTATGTTTCCTGTAACCATACTCATTGGCAGCACTGCGTACACATATATCACCACTTCAAGTTAAACAGGGGATTGGATGCAGGTAAATTAATGCCTCACACGTGTATTTTTTACTGCAAggtttcttaaaataaagcaggCATAAAACTGGCGGTATGAGTTCCATCgaaaagcaaatgcagaattAGTTGTCTCTGTGACAAGTAACTGAAATGCCTGCCTAAGAAAATACATACACTAATCAAATCAAAATTAGGaacaaactatttaaaaatcacGCTACGTTCGCCAGATTTTCGTTCATAGGGAAGTAAGAACTTCGTTCACATGGAAGTAAGAACTTCCAGTACCTACTGTTATCACCAAGGTAAGCCAATGCCAGCCTCAGCTACTTGTAAGTACTCATAATTAAACATTGGCATTAGGTTCTTTTAAAGTATACTTGATTTTACAAAGTTTCTGGAGCTCGGCAGTGGCCTTGGGCTAGCACGTAATGTAAAGCAATGGATCCAGCATAACAATCCAGACAAACTTCTCAGTGAATTAACCCAATGAGGTACTGCTCTCCAGTACGCCCATGTCTCTCtcgtactgggaagcccagaactggacacagtgtgtccaggtgtggcctcaccagtgctgaggagaggcCAAGgatcgcctcccttgacctgctggcaatactttgtctgATGCAGCTCAGGATCTCACTGATCTCCTTTGCCAGAAGAACACATTGCTGGATCACGTTCAACTTGGGTGTGCAACACAGCCCCCCatgtccttctctgcaaagctgctttccagctgggtgtcccccagggtctgtactggtgcctggggttgttcctccccaggggcaggactttgcacttcttaAACTGCGTGAAGTTCCTGTCAGACCATTTCTACAGCCCGTCAAGGTCCTTCTCGTTctgccactcctcccagttttctgtcatctgcaaatCTGCTGGGgctacactctgccccatcatccagatcgttaatgaagatgttaaacaggatgGGACCCTGGGGTCTGGCATACAccgctagttactggcctccatcACGACTTCATGCCTCTGGCCACCACCCTCTGCGCCTGGCTGTTCAGACAGCTTTCAGTCCTCCTCACTGTTCATCCAGACCATACTCCCATCAGCTTCTCTGTGAGGATCCTATGGGAGATGGTGTCAAGCAAATGTGACACTCTATCCTACTCAAACTAAcaatattttacaaaattttatcCTACTATCATTATCGCTGTATTTTGTGGTTATATCCTTTGTAATAGCTAATGTCAGTTTTATTACTGAACTGGCTCcttgaaaactatttttacacaaacaggagaaaaaaaaactatcaTTGGCAACAATTTTCCCAACACTATTATTTGGGGATTATCTTACCCTTGGCAATTATTATGACCGCTTAGATTAGTGAAAATAGAATGGCATTACTACCTGCAGAATGTTTTTACACTACTACTACACTTCTGCTTTGGAATGCAATAGGGAAAATACTTTTGGTACTTTTTTATCTTTAGCCCAAACTCCTTAAAGCTAGATGTTCTCTTACCTCCGTAGTATATCATGCAATTCACAAAGCCAGGGAATCCTGtcctagaaagaaaacaagctaGTTCAAAATTCTTTATGAAGCTGATTTGAAATAACTGCTTCTAACATCTAGGGCATTTGACTAGAGATGCAAATTAGCATTTAACTGTACAGCAAGTTCAGTTTTGATTCTGTTTCTTCCTAATGTAGATTTGGTACCACTGCCCAAAGGCTAATGAGAAGTGCTAGGCATATTATCAGTAAGATGGTTTTAGTagaaaagtacattttatatTACAGATACCTACGAGTATCTGATGGAAGTAATGTGTATTTATGTGTCGCATGCACCTTGTAAACCTTTGAAGGACAGTCAACTTCTCTCTTGCTTCTATTACACAATTCAAACGTACAGCCTGAATTgttacttctttttccttctatcttGGCATACAGACACAATGCTTTGGATCAAAGTTGAGGTTTTCAGGAACAGACAGATATAAATTTAGTTATCTATTTGCAATAATTTAATTATGTCATTGTTATGTCAGTGGCAATAACCAATAAATGTAATAATAGCCACAATTTTGCAAAACCTTTGCTCAGTAGTTAGTCAAACACAATGAGAGTGATTGATCAGCTTCTCTTTATAATCTTAAACTTTGAACTCCCACTAACTTTTGTCGTACCTGTTGAGCACTAAACCATTGCTCCCGTTTCATCTTTCAATGCTGTTACTGCTGGATGAGAACAGCAAATGATAATAAAAAGGACAAATAAATGCaacactttgttgttgttgtcattacAGAATAACTTCCCACTGTCGTTCAAGAACACCCTCGCAATTTTGCATCTCTGGTGTTTCAGAAGCGATGCTTCTCTCTTGCTGGGCACAATACACCAATGGCTCAGTTATGCAGTTGTGCAACACTGCTTTAGATGACACACTGGCTTAAATgaactagaatattttttttcaatctacAGAGAGTGCTTTGAAGAACTCCCTAGTTCAGCTTTACGTTTCTAGAGATTTCCCAGAAAAAGTTCAAGAGGTGTCATCTCGCGTCTTTTCTAATTTACTCAAGTCTCTGAATTTGTAAGTAAACTCGATCATTTTTATCTGTTTAGGCTGAAGAACAGGCTGAAGGGAAGGAAGCACATTTTAAGTAGGAGTGTATAAAACGGAAGACTGGGGAGTAATCGCTGCAGTAACTGAAAGTGATGGAATGCACCTCAATAGAGACATTTGTCTGTCTTCATGTATTTAACTCAAAGAAGCGGCATGCAATCTAAAGCTGCCGTTCTGTATATTGACGTAGAGGGAGAGATTTCTGACAAATCCTAAATTGGCATCAAACCCCTTGTGAGCTACCAAGCACACTTTGATAAACTACTTTTTTTATGCAGAATCCTTTGTAACACAAAAAGCCTCCCTCTCTTACCAGCTGCAGACCTATAAATTCAGCCTATGGTTATAGTCAGCCTAGTCAACATAGAGCACAATCTACTTTAACACAATGTGCCAAATGTTACAAAGATAAGTGTGCCGATGACTGTTCTTTCAGGGTTTATAAAAGTTACCTCATCAGTTAGTGGTATCCCTTCTGACATCTTCTTTTTATTCTCTGGAGAATGATAATCGTCCGCATCGTAGAATTTCCATcccagctaagaaaaaaaaaaagaagaaaaaccgtGTTTCATTCAGCCAAACCAGGTGAGCTAATAAGGACCCCAGAATTTGCACAGACGACACCTAAGAAGTTACCGGCCTCTTACACCACACTATGAATCACCATTTATGCCATTATAATTAGCCAAAATTACAAAGCCAGTTTAGCAGCACCAAGAGCTGACGCATCGCGGCACGGAGTTAAAGCCGGCGCAGGTGGCGACAGGCTCCCAAGCCCCGCCGGGGCCAGCCCAGCCGCCCTGCAGGTCGCCCGGcggtgggatggagggaaggaaggaaggagggaaggaaggggggagggaaggaggctgggaaggaggaaaactTCCCGCCGAGCAGCGCCGGCACCCCCGCCGTGTGACCCCTCCGTACCTTCGCCGCCAGCCGCGACCCAACCGTGGTCCTGCAGGGAAGCACAAACACTCGGTCACAACTCCCCCTCCCCCGCTCGGGGACTATGGGGCCGACAACCTCGGCCAAGGCCGAGCCGGATCCCCCCCgaggccggggcggccgccggaCCCCGCGGCTGCTCCGCCCCGCCGCTACCTACTTCCCCGAGCCGCTCAcacccatcaccaccaccaccaccaccatggcgaCGGCCAcaccgcccgctccgctccgctcctcttctccccgctcccgccgcccggcgcggcccggccctcTGCGTGCGGGGCGGAGCGGGACGACACagcgacccgacccgacccgccCTCGGCCGCGGGAGGGGCGTGCGGGGAGGCCCAGCCCCGGGGCGGCCCTGCCCGGGGTCGAGGGGGGGGAagcacctccccctgccccggtgCCGCTGCCCCGCCCCGGCGGGCGCATCCCGCTCCCCTTCCCCGGGACCCGCGGACACGCGTGTCCTGTGCCCCGGTCTCTTTTCCCGCGGCTGCTCCGTGTGCTGAGGTTACCCCGGCTTCTCCCGGAGCCCCGTTCCTCTGTCGCTTTTCTGCCTGGTCGGgcgctcccttcccctcccattcCCAGCGCCGTGTTCGCTGCGTGCAGCCCCGGAAACACGCGACAATTAATAGAAGTAATAATTTCTGCCATGCGCCTTAAAGCGCCCATTAATGCCAGCTGGACGCTGTTTTACCCTTTGCTCCTAAAGGTCTGCCTTCAAAACGGAACTAACCCCCTAGCCGTGCAGTGGCTatctctccttttatttatttatttatttatattttattaatcaAGTCATATTTTGAGAGGGGAGTGAGAGCGagtgagaggggacctcatcaacgcttataaatatctaaaggacgggtgtcaagaggatggggccagattcttctcagtggtgcccagcgacaagGAGCaacggacacaaactggaacacaagaaATTCCGTCTGAACGTgagaaaaaatgtctttactttgagggtggcagagcactggaacaggctgcccagagaggtgctggagtctcccgtctctggagacattccaaacctgcctggacgcgttcctgtgcaacctgctctgggtgaccctgctctggcaggggggctggactggatggtctccagaggtcccttccagcccctaccgttctgtgatgcTCTGATTGATATTTTTACACTCTGGAAATGCTCTCAGACAGCAGGTACCCTTGCTGTTAGCGTGTCTGCACCTCCGACCCAGCCGCGCTTCTCCTCCGCGCGGTTCCCACGCGCTGGTGCTGCCGTCCAGCGGCGGCACCGCTCTGCTCAccgtgccggtgccggtgccggggcgAGCGGCTCCCCCCGGTGGCCCCAGGGGAGGGCGCTGGgtgccctgcccgcccgcccccgccccgccggcgttAACAGGGGAAAGACGGGGCTGCGGTTCTTAGGCCGCAgttattttgttctgaaatacaaCCAAGAAAATTCGCGGCGTGCCTGTTGTGTGTTTCGCCTGTTTTCTGCTTCCCCGCTTGGTGAGCTCTGCAGGATCGCATCGTGTGCCGGGTGGAGAGCTGCCGCCTACAGCTAATGCTGCCGAGAGGGCTGCAGCACGGTGGTAGCTGGGAATAACAGAGATCCCGGCGTCTACAAAAGACTCGTGTGACAGCCTCTTCATGGGGGGAAAGGTTGCGGTCTACCTAGAGAATATGGATGACAAGAATGTGCAAGTGGAGcaatgtggtttgtttttttttttcttttttccttttgcaagtgATGGGGTTGGTCTGTGTCTCAGGTGAGGGGAACAATACTTCTTGACAGAGACAAGGTATAGAGAGGCAGGGTAATAGGCACGCCTGATGGGTGTGGGATGTCCCAGACCTGCAGCTCAGGCTCCTGACTGATGGCCTGTGCGTGCACAGCAAGTTACGTACTGTAGACACTGTGGTTGTCGCTCTTGCACGGGCCATATATGCCATACATGAGTGGCAAGGTTGCTTTGCCCATGCAtaagcgagtccagagaagggcaacgaagctggtgaggggtctggagaacaagtcttatgagcggctgagggaactggggtggttcagcctggagaaaaggacgctgaggggagacattatcacTCTTTACAACTACCAGAAAGGAGGTCGTGGAGcagtgggggtcagtctcttctcccaagtaacaggcggtaggacaagaggaaatggcctcaggttgtgccaggggaggtttagactggatattaggaaaaacatcttcaccaaaagggttatcgaacattggaacaggctgcccagagaagtggtggaattgccatccctggagatagATAGTTACAAGATGCGTAGACATGGTgcctggggacatggtttagtggtcgTTGTGGCAGTGCTAGTTAatggttggactaaatgatcttaaaggtccgttccaacctagacaattctgtgattctttgattctgtgatggACATGGCAGGGATTTATGGAGTTTGGGAGATTGGTCTGAACCGGCACTCCAACTAAATAATCAAATGTCTGGAAATTCCAGTCCAATGTCTGTATATTCTACTTACACACAATTAGCAGGTGGAAAAAGAGGTAACGGCCAATTGAGCTCAGACCTCTCATAATCCTACCAGAGGGAATGGCTAGCAGATACCTAGAAGGCCTGACACCAGGGCGTTGAGAAAGGAAGAAGTATCCATGAAAAAACGGCAACGCTGTTTGGACACCAAGGATGATTATGTCATATTGAGTGTTCCACTGTAGCTGTGGGAGTCAGCTGCTACTGCCTTGGAGGCTGCAATTACCAACGTGGACTAGTACATACTAATTATGTTCTCACAAGTGCTGAGTTATTCCACAGTAGGCAATAATGCTAATTCTAAATATATTGAGGTAATGTTTCTTGTGCAGTCATGATTATTTGACATCATAAGGTAGATTTATCCATGTTTAAAAACCTCCAGGTTTTAAAAATCTTGGTGTTTTTATAATATATGCTGTCATATGGATTTTGAAATGGTATACCTTGCTTATTTGACTTCATGCTTCTGCATGAAAAATtgtagtttaaaataataaaaga includes:
- the IDNK gene encoding probable gluconokinase isoform X2 produces the protein MSEGIPLTDEDRIPWLCELHDILRREDSCRQDVVLACSALKKMYRRVLASGASAIESNQPEQSGENAALKILFAHLDGPRDIIAGRLEKRKGHFLPPELLKSQFDTLEPPSAPENFITVSLEKSLPEIVLEIENVIFQGEALPD
- the IDNK gene encoding probable gluconokinase isoform X1, with the translated sequence MVVVVVVMGVSGSGKTTVGSRLAAKLGWKFYDADDYHSPENKKKMSEGIPLTDEDRIPWLCELHDILRREDSCRQDVVLACSALKKMYRRVLASGASAIESNQPEQSGENAALKILFAHLDGPRDIIAGRLEKRKGHFLPPELLKSQFDTLEPPSAPENFITVSLEKSLPEIVLEIENVIFQGEALPD